The following are from one region of the Nocardioides marmotae genome:
- the hrpA gene encoding ATP-dependent RNA helicase HrpA encodes MEITYPPELPVTQRREDIAAAIRDHQVVIVAGETGSGKTTQLPKICLELGRGRGAGEGGGLIGHTQPRRIAARSVAERIAGELGTDLGGPDSPVGYQVRFTDRTSKATRVKLMTDGILLAELQRDRMLKKYDTIIIDEAHERSLNIDFLLGYLKRLLPKRPDLKLVITSATIDPERFAEHFADRRGRPAPIIEVSGRTYPVEVRYRPLLELPENDDEGEPIVRDQTEAIVDAVKELSAEGPGDILVFLPGEREIRDTADALAELTTSTRGGGTEVVPLYSRLSAADQHKVFAPHTGRRIVLATNVAETSLTVPGIRYVVDTGVARISRYSLRTKVQRLPIEPISQASANQRSGRCGRVAAGIAIRLYSEEDFEGRPEFTDPEILRTNLASVILQMASLGLGDLGRFPFVEPPDRRNVTAGVQLLEELGALGPAAQGEEDRRGPRLTKLGRRLARLPIDPRLGRMVLEADRLGCVREVVVIAAALSLQDPRERPGPDHPAEQARADQLHARFKVEGSDFLTWLELWRYLKAQQSEMGSSAFRRMCRAEHLNYVRVREWQDFESQLRQVCKEMGIGVGHPADTPDADGIHQALLSGLLSHIGVLEERDKKEKAGERRRGPREYLGARGARFAIFPGSGLARKNPAYLMAGELVETSRLWARQNAAIDPEWAERLAGDLVKRTYSEPHWSKKRAAVMAYERATLYGVPLVADRLVSYGKVDPVVARELFIRHALVQGEWQTRHRFLAENKRLLEEAEELEHRARRRDIVVDEETLFDFYDARVGADVVSGAHFDQWWKRERQRHPGLLTFDPAMLTHDTAEEVREADYPQEWQAEGLTFPISYHFEPGTAEDGLTIDVPVATLNRVAAEDFSWNVPGLREQLVTELIRSLPKNLRVSFVPAPNKAREFLAAVPPGEEPLLDALERWCRATTGVLVPREAWDWSKVPEHLRPTYRVVDEEGREQARGKDLEALKAPLRPRFRQALEEVATESGLSRTGATSWVFGTIDPSFTQKRAGHEVKAYPALVDEGGTVGLQVYGSADEQEARHRLGVVRLLLLQTPSPVKAVLDSLGNTEKLALAGTPYPSVAALLEDCRRAVVLDVVDARPVVRDEAAYDALRAVAAQDQEARVRAVVTDVIRVLDLWRQADKALSGRAEMTMLPALADLKAQLARLVHVGFVGEAGTAQLRAYPRYLQALLQRRARLDEGYAAIDRDRRLMDQVADLQDAWLHATAALPEGRPPGAALRQVRWMIEEYRVSLWAQQLGTATPVSDQRIRKVLAQAGGSGGSVGGSPGRA; translated from the coding sequence GTGGAGATCACCTACCCGCCGGAGCTGCCGGTCACCCAGCGCCGCGAGGACATCGCGGCCGCGATCCGGGACCACCAGGTCGTCATCGTCGCCGGCGAGACCGGGTCGGGGAAGACGACCCAGCTGCCCAAGATCTGCCTGGAGCTCGGCCGCGGTCGGGGCGCCGGCGAGGGCGGCGGGCTGATCGGCCACACCCAGCCGCGGCGGATCGCGGCGCGCTCGGTCGCCGAGCGGATCGCCGGCGAGCTCGGCACCGACCTCGGCGGGCCGGACAGCCCGGTCGGCTACCAGGTCCGCTTCACCGACCGCACGTCGAAGGCGACGCGGGTCAAGCTGATGACCGACGGCATCCTGCTGGCCGAGCTCCAGCGCGACCGGATGCTGAAGAAGTACGACACGATCATCATCGACGAGGCGCACGAGCGCAGCCTCAACATCGACTTCCTGCTCGGCTACCTCAAGCGGCTGCTGCCGAAGCGGCCCGACCTCAAGCTCGTCATCACCTCCGCGACCATCGACCCCGAGCGGTTCGCCGAGCACTTCGCCGACCGGCGGGGGAGGCCGGCGCCGATCATCGAGGTCAGCGGGCGCACCTACCCCGTGGAGGTCCGCTACCGCCCGCTGCTGGAGCTGCCGGAGAACGACGACGAGGGCGAGCCGATCGTCCGCGACCAGACCGAGGCGATCGTCGACGCGGTCAAGGAGCTCTCCGCGGAGGGCCCCGGCGACATCCTGGTCTTCCTGCCCGGCGAGCGGGAGATCCGCGACACCGCCGACGCCCTCGCCGAGCTCACCACCTCCACCCGCGGCGGCGGCACCGAGGTCGTCCCGCTCTACAGCCGGCTCTCGGCCGCCGACCAGCACAAGGTCTTCGCGCCGCACACCGGGCGCCGGATCGTGCTGGCCACCAACGTCGCGGAGACCTCGCTGACCGTCCCGGGCATCCGGTACGTCGTGGACACCGGCGTCGCGCGCATCTCGCGCTACTCCCTGCGCACCAAGGTGCAGCGGCTGCCCATCGAGCCGATCAGCCAGGCCTCGGCCAACCAGCGCTCGGGTCGCTGCGGCCGCGTGGCCGCCGGCATCGCGATCCGGCTCTACTCCGAGGAGGACTTCGAGGGCCGCCCGGAGTTCACCGACCCCGAGATCCTGCGCACCAACCTGGCCAGCGTCATCCTGCAGATGGCCAGCCTCGGCCTCGGCGACCTCGGCCGGTTCCCCTTCGTCGAGCCGCCGGACCGCCGCAACGTCACCGCGGGCGTGCAGCTGCTCGAGGAGCTCGGCGCGCTCGGGCCGGCCGCGCAGGGCGAGGAGGACCGCCGCGGACCCCGCCTCACCAAGCTCGGTCGCCGCCTGGCCCGGCTGCCGATCGACCCGCGCCTGGGGCGGATGGTGCTGGAGGCCGACCGGCTCGGCTGCGTGCGCGAGGTGGTCGTCATCGCCGCCGCGCTCTCGCTGCAGGACCCCCGCGAGCGGCCCGGCCCGGACCACCCGGCCGAGCAGGCGCGCGCCGACCAGCTGCACGCGCGGTTCAAGGTCGAGGGCAGCGACTTCCTCACCTGGCTGGAGCTGTGGCGCTACCTCAAGGCCCAGCAGAGCGAGATGGGCAGCAGCGCCTTCCGGCGGATGTGCCGCGCGGAGCACCTGAACTACGTGCGGGTGCGGGAGTGGCAGGACTTCGAGTCCCAGCTGCGCCAGGTCTGCAAGGAGATGGGGATCGGTGTCGGCCACCCGGCCGACACCCCCGACGCCGACGGCATCCACCAGGCGCTGCTCTCCGGGCTGCTCTCCCACATCGGCGTGCTCGAGGAGCGCGACAAGAAGGAGAAGGCCGGCGAGCGGCGACGCGGCCCGCGGGAGTACCTCGGTGCCCGCGGCGCGCGGTTCGCGATCTTCCCCGGCAGCGGCCTGGCGCGGAAGAACCCGGCGTACCTCATGGCCGGCGAGCTCGTCGAGACCAGCCGGCTCTGGGCCCGGCAGAACGCCGCGATCGACCCCGAGTGGGCCGAGCGGCTCGCCGGCGACCTGGTCAAGCGGACCTACAGCGAGCCGCACTGGAGCAAGAAGCGCGCCGCCGTCATGGCCTACGAGCGCGCCACGCTGTACGGCGTCCCGCTGGTCGCCGACCGGCTCGTCTCCTACGGCAAGGTCGACCCTGTCGTCGCCCGCGAGCTGTTCATCCGGCACGCGCTGGTGCAGGGGGAGTGGCAGACGCGGCACCGGTTCCTCGCCGAGAACAAGCGGCTGCTGGAGGAGGCCGAGGAGCTCGAGCACCGCGCCCGCCGCCGCGACATCGTCGTCGACGAGGAGACGCTCTTCGACTTCTACGACGCCCGCGTGGGCGCCGACGTGGTCAGCGGCGCGCACTTCGACCAGTGGTGGAAGCGCGAGCGGCAGCGGCACCCCGGCCTGCTGACCTTCGACCCGGCGATGCTCACCCACGACACCGCCGAGGAGGTCCGCGAGGCCGACTACCCCCAGGAGTGGCAGGCCGAGGGGCTGACCTTCCCGATCAGCTACCACTTCGAGCCCGGCACCGCCGAGGACGGCCTGACCATCGACGTGCCGGTCGCGACGCTCAACCGGGTCGCGGCCGAGGACTTCTCCTGGAACGTCCCCGGCCTGCGCGAGCAGCTGGTCACCGAGCTGATCCGCAGCCTGCCCAAGAACCTCCGGGTCAGCTTCGTCCCGGCGCCCAACAAGGCGCGCGAGTTCCTCGCCGCCGTCCCGCCCGGCGAGGAGCCGCTGCTCGACGCCCTCGAGCGGTGGTGCCGCGCCACGACCGGCGTGCTGGTGCCGCGCGAGGCGTGGGACTGGTCGAAGGTGCCCGAGCACCTGCGCCCGACGTACCGCGTCGTCGACGAGGAGGGCCGCGAGCAGGCCCGGGGCAAGGACCTCGAGGCGCTCAAGGCGCCGCTGCGGCCGCGCTTCCGCCAGGCGCTGGAGGAGGTGGCGACCGAGAGTGGGCTCTCCCGCACCGGCGCGACCTCGTGGGTCTTCGGCACCATCGACCCCTCCTTCACCCAGAAGCGCGCCGGGCACGAGGTCAAGGCCTACCCCGCCCTCGTCGACGAGGGCGGGACCGTCGGCCTCCAGGTCTACGGCTCCGCCGACGAGCAGGAGGCCCGGCACCGGCTCGGCGTCGTCCGGCTGCTGCTCCTGCAGACCCCCTCGCCGGTCAAGGCCGTCCTGGACTCCCTGGGCAACACCGAGAAGCTCGCGCTCGCCGGCACGCCCTACCCCTCGGTCGCCGCGCTGCTCGAGGACTGCCGCCGCGCGGTCGTGCTCGACGTGGTCGACGCCCGGCCCGTGGTGCGCGACGAGGCGGCGTACGACGCCCTGCGCGCGGTCGCCGCGCAGGACCAGGAGGCGCGGGTGCGGGCCGTGGTCACCGACGTGATCCGCGTGCTGGACCTGTGGCGGCAGGCCGACAAGGCGCTCTCCGGGCGCGCAGAGATGACCATGCTGCCGGCGCTCGCCGACCTCAAGGCCCAGCTCGCCCGGCTGGTGCATGTCGGCTTCGTCGGCGAGGCCGGCACCGCCCAGCTGCGTGCCTACCCGCGCTACCTCCAGGCGCTGCTCCAGCGCCGCGCCCGCCTCGACGAGGGGTACGCCGCCATCGACCGCGACCGGCGGCTGATGGACCAGGTGGCCGACCTGCAGGACGCGTGGCTGCACGCGACCGCGGCGCTGCCCGAGGGGCGTCCGCCGGGCGCGGCGCTGCGGCAGGTGCGGTGGATGATCGAGGAGTACCGCGTCTCGCTGTGGGCCCAGCAGCTCGGCACCGCCACCCCGGTCAGCGACCAGCGGATCCGCAAGGTGCTCGCCCAGGCGGGCGGTTCCGGCGGATCGGTCGGCGGCTCGCCGGGCCGGGCGTAA
- a CDS encoding ArnT family glycosyltransferase, translated as MAPPTAPPATRPLALVAAGVTALLLATAGGYGPHRDEMYFVLVGGHPAWGYVDQPPLVPVLAHAWDAVTGGQLWLFRAPSAVAAGATAWLAGLIARRLGAGPAAQVLAAVAVGLAPVTLAVGHLVSTSAYDLLVQVGLLLLVLRALEDPRWWWAAGLLLGLGLQVKTLPVLLAGSLVLALALVGPRHPLRSPHLYAGGLVAAVLWAPNLLWQQAHGWPQLDLAESIAAGGSGTSAGLVELWATQPGLVGPPVGVVLAVVGAVRLARSAQWRFLLVTWAVLAAVVTVTGGKPYYLAPAYVPLIAAGAIGVVAWVRRGAGRVQRVRQGVLGAGVALGAVVGVVLFLPVVPAEDLHRTPVLAVNDDAGETVGWPAFVAAVEEGLAEAGPGAVVVTGNYGEAGAVARWLPDVPVHSGHNSLWDLGPPADDDAPAVVVGQPLADLERWCSSVVEVTRVDNGLDVDNEEQGRPVHVCRGPVGGWSALWPRLRRLG; from the coding sequence GTGGCACCGCCCACCGCCCCGCCGGCCACCCGGCCGCTCGCCCTCGTGGCGGCCGGTGTCACCGCGCTGCTGCTGGCCACCGCCGGCGGCTACGGACCGCACCGCGACGAGATGTACTTCGTGCTGGTGGGCGGCCACCCGGCGTGGGGGTACGTCGACCAGCCGCCGCTCGTGCCGGTGCTGGCTCACGCCTGGGACGCCGTCACCGGCGGGCAGCTGTGGCTCTTCCGCGCGCCCTCCGCGGTCGCGGCCGGAGCGACCGCCTGGCTGGCCGGGCTGATCGCGCGCCGCCTCGGAGCGGGCCCGGCCGCGCAGGTGCTGGCCGCCGTGGCCGTCGGGCTCGCCCCGGTCACCCTGGCCGTCGGGCACCTGGTGTCGACCTCGGCGTACGACCTGCTCGTCCAGGTGGGCCTGCTGCTCCTCGTGCTGCGCGCGCTCGAGGACCCGCGCTGGTGGTGGGCGGCGGGCCTGCTGCTCGGCCTGGGCCTGCAGGTCAAGACGCTGCCGGTCCTCCTCGCCGGCTCGCTGGTGCTCGCGCTGGCGCTGGTGGGGCCGCGGCACCCGCTCCGCTCACCGCACCTGTACGCCGGCGGGCTGGTCGCCGCGGTGCTGTGGGCGCCGAACCTGCTCTGGCAGCAGGCGCACGGCTGGCCCCAGCTCGACCTCGCCGAGTCGATCGCGGCCGGCGGGTCGGGCACCAGCGCCGGGCTCGTGGAGCTGTGGGCCACCCAGCCCGGCCTGGTCGGTCCGCCGGTCGGGGTGGTGCTGGCCGTCGTCGGTGCGGTCCGGCTGGCGCGCTCGGCGCAGTGGCGGTTCCTGCTGGTGACCTGGGCGGTCCTCGCCGCGGTGGTGACCGTGACCGGCGGCAAGCCCTACTACCTGGCGCCGGCGTACGTGCCGCTCATCGCCGCGGGCGCGATCGGCGTCGTCGCCTGGGTGCGCCGCGGGGCGGGCCGGGTGCAGCGGGTGCGGCAGGGGGTGCTCGGTGCCGGGGTGGCGCTCGGCGCCGTGGTGGGGGTCGTGCTGTTCCTCCCGGTGGTGCCCGCCGAGGACCTGCACCGCACACCCGTGCTCGCGGTCAACGACGACGCCGGGGAGACGGTGGGCTGGCCGGCCTTCGTGGCTGCGGTCGAGGAGGGCCTCGCCGAGGCGGGGCCGGGCGCGGTGGTGGTGACCGGCAACTACGGGGAGGCCGGCGCCGTGGCCCGCTGGCTCCCGGACGTGCCCGTGCACTCGGGCCACAACTCGCTGTGGGACCTCGGGCCGCCGGCCGACGACGACGCGCCGGCCGTGGTCGTGGGGCAGCCGCTCGCGGACCTCGAGCGGTGGTGCTCCTCGGTGGTCGAGGTGACCCGGGTCGACAACGGGCTCGACGTCGACAACGAGGAGCAGGGCCGGCCCGTGCACGTCTGTCGCGGCCCGGTCGGAGGCTGGTCGGCACTCTGGCCGCGGCTGCGTCGGCTCGGTTGA
- a CDS encoding HRDC domain-containing protein — translation MTGERPEQAAPDERGDAVGQDPAPQPDPAPEPEREPSPLLTLRDGLPPVVDTAEALAEVCAALAAGTGPVAIDAERASGYRYSNRAYLVQLRREGAGTALVDPIAFDDLAPLQEALEGTEWILHAATQDLPCLAEIGLTPTSLFDTELAGRLLGYPRVGLATLVETVLGFSMKKEHSAVDWSTRPLPEPWLEYAALDVEVLVELRDAIAAELVAQGKDEWARQEFDHLRSFEVPPRVDAWRRTSGLHRVRGRRALGAVKALWELRDQLAEQRDVTPGRIIPDAAIIAAATALPTDRAALLATKGFHGRGAERYANRWIAALREVAEMDEADLPARAPRGDGPPLPRAWAEKDPVAADRLQLAREAMAALAEEHGLPVENLLTPDYLRRTLWTPPATREPGELLDAVAAVLQGYGARSWQIAFTAPVLTRAILDADARAEAPAEAPAEAPAEAPADAAAEAPADGPAAD, via the coding sequence GTGACGGGCGAGAGGCCCGAGCAGGCCGCGCCGGACGAGCGCGGGGATGCCGTCGGGCAGGACCCTGCGCCCCAGCCGGACCCCGCACCCGAGCCGGAGCGCGAGCCGTCCCCGCTGCTGACCCTGCGCGACGGGCTGCCGCCCGTGGTCGACACCGCCGAGGCGCTCGCCGAGGTGTGCGCCGCCCTGGCCGCCGGCACCGGACCGGTCGCGATCGACGCCGAGCGGGCGTCGGGCTACCGCTACTCCAACCGCGCCTACCTCGTCCAGCTGCGCCGCGAGGGCGCCGGCACCGCGCTGGTCGACCCCATCGCCTTCGACGACCTCGCGCCGCTCCAGGAGGCTCTCGAGGGCACCGAGTGGATCCTGCACGCCGCCACCCAGGACCTCCCCTGCCTCGCCGAGATCGGCCTCACGCCGACCTCGCTGTTCGACACCGAGCTGGCCGGGCGGCTGCTGGGCTACCCACGGGTGGGCCTGGCCACGCTGGTCGAGACCGTGCTCGGCTTCTCCATGAAGAAGGAGCACTCCGCGGTCGACTGGTCGACCCGGCCCCTGCCCGAGCCGTGGCTGGAGTACGCCGCGCTCGACGTCGAGGTGCTCGTCGAGCTGCGCGACGCGATCGCCGCGGAGCTGGTCGCCCAGGGCAAGGACGAGTGGGCGCGGCAGGAGTTCGACCACCTCCGCAGCTTCGAGGTCCCGCCGCGGGTGGACGCCTGGCGACGTACGTCGGGGCTCCACCGGGTCCGCGGGCGCCGGGCGCTCGGCGCCGTCAAGGCCCTGTGGGAGCTGCGCGACCAGCTCGCCGAGCAGCGCGACGTCACCCCGGGCCGGATCATCCCCGACGCCGCGATCATCGCCGCCGCGACCGCCCTGCCGACCGACCGCGCGGCGCTGCTGGCGACCAAGGGGTTCCACGGCCGCGGCGCCGAGCGGTACGCCAACCGCTGGATCGCCGCGCTGCGCGAGGTCGCCGAGATGGACGAGGCCGACCTGCCCGCTCGCGCCCCGCGCGGCGACGGACCGCCGCTGCCGCGCGCCTGGGCCGAGAAGGACCCCGTCGCCGCGGACCGGCTCCAGCTGGCCCGCGAGGCGATGGCCGCGCTCGCCGAGGAGCACGGCCTGCCGGTCGAGAACCTGCTGACCCCCGACTACCTGCGCCGGACCCTGTGGACCCCGCCGGCCACCCGCGAGCCCGGCGAGCTGCTCGACGCCGTCGCCGCGGTCCTCCAGGGGTACGGCGCCCGCTCGTGGCAGATCGCCTTCACCGCGCCGGTCCTCACCCGCGCGATCCTCGACGCCGACGCCCGCGCCGAGGCCCCTGCCGAGGCCCCTGCTGAGGCCCCTGCTGAGGCCCCTGCCGACGCCGCCGCCGAGGCCCCCGCAGACGGCCCCGCCGCGGACTGA
- a CDS encoding extracellular solute-binding protein gives MLRRRGRRSTRAGLAALVVLALGLGLTGCTDDADPPAPDPTRAAPPDRLLFGVWGNDEEVAAYQAMVDTYNARSQESQVELRSWEDREELVDALQAGGKVPDVFLASRRDLKWLVDEGITQPVDELLDERGTEFGDNYSRDALQAFSYDARLQCMPYGISPAVVFYNTELVDFERMRNRGLPAPADENDTRWNFEEFVAAADFATRPRKRTRGVHVDPTLSGLAPFIESGGGAVFDSETDPTSLAFASDGSREALARTLELLRNPQLTLSEKQLQRATPQTWFERGRLGMMIGDRSLVPVLRQVQGLDFDVMPIPTLGSYATVGELSGLCLSQDAASTAEGADFLVHATSTESVTRVVRAGYLVPANLEVAYSEDFVQPGRLPLHSEVFTDSIRALRVPPLLDSWPELDAAVRDDIRSLVTSAPDLDLDAVTEQIDLNSQRVLDPDFEEPTESPSESASESASPSDEESTED, from the coding sequence GTGCTGCGGCGACGAGGACGGCGGAGCACGCGAGCGGGTCTGGCCGCGCTGGTGGTCCTGGCGCTGGGGCTCGGCCTGACCGGGTGCACCGACGACGCCGACCCGCCCGCGCCCGACCCGACCCGGGCCGCCCCGCCGGACCGCCTGCTGTTCGGCGTGTGGGGCAACGACGAGGAGGTGGCGGCGTACCAGGCGATGGTCGACACCTACAACGCGCGCTCCCAGGAGAGCCAGGTCGAGCTGCGCTCGTGGGAGGACCGCGAGGAGCTCGTCGACGCGCTGCAGGCCGGCGGCAAGGTCCCCGACGTCTTCCTGGCCTCCCGCCGCGACCTGAAGTGGCTCGTCGACGAGGGGATCACCCAGCCGGTCGACGAGCTGCTCGACGAGCGCGGCACCGAGTTCGGCGACAACTACTCCCGCGACGCGCTGCAGGCCTTCTCCTACGACGCGCGGCTGCAGTGCATGCCGTACGGCATCTCGCCGGCTGTCGTCTTCTACAACACCGAGCTCGTCGACTTCGAGCGGATGCGCAACCGCGGGCTGCCCGCGCCGGCCGACGAGAACGACACGCGGTGGAACTTCGAGGAGTTCGTCGCCGCGGCCGACTTCGCCACCCGCCCCCGCAAGCGGACCCGCGGGGTGCACGTCGACCCCACGCTGTCCGGCCTGGCGCCGTTCATCGAGAGCGGCGGCGGCGCGGTCTTCGACAGCGAAACCGACCCGACCTCGCTCGCCTTCGCCAGCGACGGCAGCCGTGAGGCGCTCGCGCGCACCCTGGAGCTGCTGCGCAACCCCCAGCTGACCCTGAGCGAGAAGCAGCTGCAGCGGGCGACCCCGCAGACCTGGTTCGAGCGCGGCCGGCTCGGGATGATGATCGGCGACCGCTCGCTGGTGCCGGTGCTGCGCCAGGTGCAGGGCCTGGACTTCGACGTGATGCCGATCCCCACGCTGGGCAGCTACGCCACCGTCGGCGAGCTCTCGGGGCTGTGCCTGTCCCAGGACGCCGCCAGCACCGCCGAGGGCGCCGACTTCCTCGTCCACGCCACCTCGACCGAGTCGGTGACCCGGGTGGTCCGCGCGGGCTACCTCGTCCCGGCCAACCTCGAGGTCGCCTACTCCGAGGACTTCGTGCAGCCCGGCCGGCTGCCCCTGCACTCGGAGGTCTTCACCGACTCCATCCGCGCGCTGCGCGTCCCGCCGCTGCTCGACTCCTGGCCCGAGCTCGACGCGGCCGTCCGCGACGACATCCGCTCCCTGGTCACCTCGGCCCCCGACCTCGACCTCGATGCGGTCACCGAGCAGATCGACCTGAACTCCCAGCGCGTCCTCGACCCGGACTTCGAGGAGCCCACCGAGTCGCCCAGTGAGTCAGCCAGTGAGTCAGCCAGCCCCTCGGACGAGGAGTCGACCGAGGACTGA
- a CDS encoding type II toxin-antitoxin system PemK/MazF family toxin, with protein MRRSRSGVLVNLPQKLRQAARRLAPPRFVHAPRADGRPDPGEVVWAWVPYEEDASRGKDRPVLVLAVDHGPQRRLLALMLTSKDHDRDAADEARWGRHWMDVGTGGWDRERRPSEVRLDRLLELDPSAVRREGAALERRTFEAVVAAATPFLEEDLRRGTSSRSAARPGGPGSSRGASGPRRWRPRRR; from the coding sequence GTGAGGCGCTCCCGGTCCGGCGTGCTCGTCAACCTCCCCCAGAAGCTCCGGCAGGCAGCCCGCCGGCTGGCGCCGCCGCGCTTCGTCCACGCGCCCCGCGCCGACGGCCGGCCCGACCCCGGCGAGGTCGTCTGGGCCTGGGTCCCCTACGAGGAGGACGCGAGCCGCGGCAAGGACCGGCCGGTGCTGGTGCTCGCCGTCGACCACGGACCCCAGCGGCGGCTGCTCGCGCTGATGCTCACCAGCAAGGACCACGACCGCGACGCCGCGGACGAGGCGCGGTGGGGTCGGCACTGGATGGACGTCGGCACCGGCGGCTGGGACCGGGAGCGCCGGCCCAGCGAGGTCCGGCTCGACCGGCTGCTCGAGCTCGACCCGTCGGCCGTGCGCCGGGAGGGCGCCGCGCTGGAGCGACGTACGTTCGAGGCGGTCGTGGCCGCCGCGACGCCCTTCCTCGAGGAGGACCTCAGGCGGGGAACGTCGTCGCGATCCGCCGCACGGCCCGGCGGGCCGGGTTCCAGTCGCGGGGCCAGCGGCCCGCGTCGGTGGCGACCTCGACGACGCTGA
- a CDS encoding phage holin family protein, translated as MTQPPHQPLYDPAAQPLGQPSGATPTRAPGQAADDRSLGEIVSAVTTDLSTLIKQEMDLAKVEMKEEFAKAGKGAGLLGGAGLAGYFTIFFLSWTLLFLLDNWMPIEVAALIITGVWAVVAAVLALTGRKALKESNPQLPKTQQTLKEDAAWARAQKS; from the coding sequence GTGACCCAGCCCCCGCACCAGCCCCTGTACGACCCAGCCGCCCAGCCCCTGGGCCAGCCGTCGGGCGCCACCCCGACCCGCGCCCCGGGCCAGGCAGCCGACGACCGGAGCCTCGGCGAGATCGTCAGCGCCGTCACCACCGACCTGTCGACGCTGATCAAGCAGGAGATGGACCTCGCGAAGGTCGAGATGAAGGAGGAGTTCGCCAAGGCCGGCAAGGGCGCCGGGCTCCTCGGCGGTGCCGGCCTGGCCGGCTACTTCACCATCTTCTTCCTGTCCTGGACGCTCCTGTTCCTCCTCGACAACTGGATGCCGATCGAGGTCGCCGCACTGATCATCACCGGGGTGTGGGCCGTCGTCGCAGCCGTCCTCGCCCTGACCGGCCGCAAGGCCCTCAAGGAGAGCAACCCGCAGCTGCCGAAGACGCAGCAGACCCTCAAGGAGGATGCAGCATGGGCCAGAGCACAGAAGAGCTGA
- a CDS encoding FAD-binding protein, whose translation MIDTDGDLREYDVVVVGSGGGALTGAVLAARAGLETLVVEKTGFLGGTSAYSGGACWLPGTAVQQRAGLPDSTDGARDYLRAVLEDPDEERLEAFLAHAPELVAELETEDLMAFEWLPFAEYYDAPGRVPMGRSIQPVKVRRDDLPAEVAAWVRPPVELDRAGQPGRRTLTGGQALVARLAALLVHHGGTVGLDLPITGLLTDGEDGTGRVVGVVGMSPEGPVQIRARRGVLLGAGGFEGSAALREERGVPGAAAWTMAPRDTNTGEPIAAAVSIGAATDFSAGGWFCPGLEQPDGGGSFTLGFRSGLMVDQAGRRYGNECLPYDRFGRLMAERPERVPSWFVFDSREDGRFPGIAMPEGDPAEHLAAGTWVRAETLEGLAEATGLPADALRASVERYNAACTTGVDEDFGRGEDEYDTFFAGGEGPNAALTPCDRPPYLAARFVLSDLGTKGGLVTDAAGRVLRTDGSPLPGLYATGNTAASLFGRVYPGPGAPLGSAMVFASLAVRDMLG comes from the coding sequence GTGATCGACACCGATGGGGACCTGCGGGAGTACGACGTCGTCGTGGTCGGGTCGGGGGGTGGGGCGCTCACCGGCGCGGTCCTCGCGGCCCGGGCGGGCCTGGAGACGCTGGTGGTCGAGAAGACCGGGTTCCTCGGCGGCACCTCGGCCTACTCCGGCGGCGCGTGCTGGCTGCCGGGCACCGCCGTCCAGCAGCGGGCCGGCCTGCCCGACAGCACCGACGGCGCGCGGGACTACCTGCGCGCGGTGCTCGAGGACCCCGACGAGGAGCGGCTCGAGGCGTTCCTCGCCCACGCGCCCGAGCTGGTCGCCGAGCTGGAGACCGAGGACCTGATGGCCTTCGAGTGGCTCCCCTTCGCGGAGTACTACGACGCTCCCGGCCGGGTGCCGATGGGCCGCTCGATCCAGCCGGTGAAGGTGCGCCGCGACGACCTGCCCGCCGAGGTCGCGGCGTGGGTGCGCCCGCCGGTCGAGCTCGACCGCGCCGGGCAGCCGGGTCGGCGCACGCTCACCGGCGGGCAGGCGCTGGTCGCGCGGCTGGCCGCGCTGCTGGTCCACCACGGCGGCACCGTCGGCCTGGACCTGCCGATCACCGGGCTGCTGACCGACGGCGAGGACGGCACCGGCCGGGTGGTCGGGGTGGTGGGGATGAGCCCCGAGGGGCCGGTGCAGATCCGCGCCCGGCGCGGCGTGCTGCTCGGCGCCGGCGGGTTCGAGGGCAGCGCCGCGCTCCGCGAGGAGCGCGGCGTGCCCGGCGCGGCCGCCTGGACGATGGCGCCGCGCGACACCAACACCGGGGAGCCGATCGCGGCGGCGGTCTCGATCGGGGCGGCGACGGACTTCTCCGCCGGCGGGTGGTTCTGCCCCGGGCTCGAGCAGCCCGACGGCGGCGGGTCGTTCACCCTCGGCTTCCGCAGCGGGCTGATGGTCGACCAGGCCGGGCGGCGCTACGGCAACGAGTGCCTGCCGTACGACCGCTTCGGCCGGCTGATGGCCGAGCGGCCCGAGCGGGTGCCGTCCTGGTTCGTCTTCGACTCCCGCGAGGACGGCCGGTTCCCGGGGATCGCGATGCCGGAGGGCGACCCGGCCGAGCACCTCGCCGCCGGCACGTGGGTCCGCGCCGAGACCCTCGAGGGTCTCGCCGAGGCCACCGGCCTGCCCGCCGACGCGCTCCGCGCCAGCGTGGAGCGCTACAACGCCGCCTGCACGACCGGGGTGGACGAGGACTTCGGCCGCGGCGAGGACGAGTACGACACGTTCTTCGCCGGCGGCGAGGGGCCGAACGCCGCGCTCACGCCGTGCGACCGCCCGCCCTACCTCGCGGCCCGCTTCGTGCTCTCCGACCTCGGCACCAAGGGCGGGCTGGTCACCGACGCCGCCGGCCGCGTGCTGCGCACCGACGGTTCGCCGCTGCCCGGCCTGTACGCCACGGGGAACACCGCCGCGTCGCTGTTCGGCCGGGTCTACCCCGGCCCGGGGGCGCCGCTCGGCTCGGCGATGGTCTTCGCCTCGCTCGCGGTCCGCGACATGCTCGGCTGA